One Keratinibaculum paraultunense genomic window carries:
- a CDS encoding AIR synthase family protein — protein MQIGKLPNEVLKKAVFNNIKYKRKEVIQGAAIGMDNAIIDFGDNICVMSTDPITGATKDIGRLAIHISCNDVASSGAEPIGVLLTILVPPNTTEDDIHYIMKEAGNASKELNVEIMGGHTEVTDAVNRVVLSTTVVGKQRKEKMLNPDNIKVGHKVLMTKYAGIEGTSILANELEDYLKDKIDKSQVEEAKSMGKFISVVKEGIICGEIGVDYMHDITEGGVLGAVWEGAMAIGKGIKIYEHLIPIKDVTKRIAHILEIDPYRLISSGSMLIITSDDKVPIIEKRLKLEGIKVTVIGEVIEKGVYVEKNDNIEEIVPPYSDELYKALSILN, from the coding sequence ATGCAAATAGGGAAATTACCAAATGAAGTGCTAAAAAAAGCTGTATTTAACAATATTAAGTATAAAAGAAAAGAAGTTATTCAAGGTGCAGCTATAGGAATGGACAATGCTATTATAGATTTTGGTGATAATATATGTGTAATGTCTACAGATCCTATTACGGGTGCAACTAAGGATATTGGTAGATTAGCAATACATATATCTTGTAACGATGTAGCTAGTAGTGGCGCTGAACCTATAGGAGTTTTACTGACTATTTTAGTTCCTCCAAATACTACAGAGGATGATATTCATTATATCATGAAGGAAGCAGGGAATGCTTCTAAGGAATTAAATGTGGAGATAATGGGAGGGCATACAGAAGTAACTGATGCGGTAAATCGAGTGGTTTTATCTACAACTGTAGTTGGGAAACAAAGGAAAGAAAAAATGTTAAATCCTGATAATATAAAAGTAGGACACAAAGTGCTTATGACAAAATATGCTGGAATTGAAGGAACTTCTATTTTAGCCAATGAGCTTGAAGATTATCTAAAGGATAAAATTGACAAATCACAAGTAGAGGAAGCCAAGTCTATGGGGAAATTTATCAGTGTTGTTAAAGAGGGAATTATATGTGGCGAAATAGGAGTAGACTATATGCATGATATAACAGAAGGGGGAGTACTTGGGGCAGTTTGGGAAGGAGCCATGGCAATTGGTAAGGGTATAAAAATATATGAACATCTAATACCTATAAAGGATGTTACTAAAAGAATTGCGCATATATTAGAAATAGATCCTTATAGATTAATTTCTAGTGGTAGTATGCTTATAATAACATCTGATGATAAAGTTCCCATTATAGAAAAAAGGTTAAAATTAGAAGGGATTAAGGTTACGGTTATTGGGGAAGTTATAGAAAAAGGAGTTTATGTTGAAAAGAATGACAATATAGAAGAAATAGTTCCTCCATATAGTGATGAATTATATAAAGCTCTCTCTATTCTAAATTAA
- a CDS encoding N-acetylmuramoyl-L-alanine amidase, translating into MRKGKAIVFFLLILLIFSSPGFAASKNNKIVVSMENKNYTVTEVPVLIDGQAIDIGIPNFIHKDYTFVPIRFVEQYGAKVSWDQKTKTATIFQNNKEIKMTINSRNVYVNGQKKVVDKALTPKLVTFPSKKDTRTMVPFRLVAEILGYEVGWDDANRVPFINTKGIKTPEESSNVMEITNISVSKGSTNIPKITINGTDKFKYSTALLEDPHRLVIDIDDAKLNIKDNILFENGVGVLKVNSDPVSSLKISQFSQSPDVVRIVVNLTEKVDFDIISGENGKSLNISFVNKVGKIKKENINGKEALVIYNTCSKPKINYMNLKNPERIVIDILDSLLETGTYLEYDYDIGFIEKIRISQFEPDNNYKSNDRIVRVVLDVKNGVSDSNVKIDTYDNRIVITPETSIWEIIDYSLKGTDRIISINTNEKIEYNVDYNSQEKFMTINLPSGSLDLEEGYIAINDGLIKDIRIVKERNVSKIIIKFMRNIEYSILSNNIDNKISLKITRDSNAKPSDRVIAIDPGHGGKDPGTIQNGVNEKDINLAVSHKLNEGLRNKGYTTIMTREDDTFVELKERANIANRNGADLFISIHSNSNSNSSISGVQVLYHSKDKTNVTKEETYKLANIIKEEIIKGTGAEDKGLVPREQTVVIRDTNMPAVLIELGFLSNPKEAELLKDESYQYLLVESIINGIERYFETY; encoded by the coding sequence ATGAGAAAAGGGAAAGCTATAGTATTCTTTTTACTAATTTTACTTATTTTCAGTTCTCCAGGATTTGCAGCTAGTAAAAACAATAAGATTGTAGTAAGTATGGAAAACAAGAATTATACTGTAACGGAGGTTCCAGTTTTAATAGATGGACAAGCAATAGACATAGGCATTCCAAATTTTATTCATAAGGATTATACATTTGTCCCTATAAGGTTTGTAGAACAATATGGTGCAAAAGTAAGCTGGGATCAAAAGACTAAAACTGCTACAATATTTCAAAACAACAAAGAAATAAAGATGACTATAAATAGTAGAAATGTATATGTAAATGGTCAAAAGAAGGTAGTGGATAAAGCTCTTACTCCTAAACTTGTTACTTTTCCTAGCAAAAAAGATACTAGAACTATGGTGCCTTTTAGGTTAGTGGCAGAAATTCTTGGATATGAAGTAGGATGGGATGATGCAAATAGGGTTCCATTTATAAATACTAAAGGTATAAAAACACCAGAGGAAAGTTCTAATGTTATGGAGATAACTAATATATCTGTAAGTAAAGGAAGCACCAATATACCAAAGATAACTATAAATGGAACTGATAAATTTAAGTATTCTACAGCTTTATTGGAAGATCCTCATAGATTAGTGATAGATATTGATGATGCTAAATTAAATATAAAAGATAATATACTTTTTGAAAATGGAGTAGGAGTTTTAAAAGTAAATAGTGATCCAGTTTCTTCTTTAAAAATATCCCAATTTTCTCAATCTCCAGATGTAGTAAGAATAGTGGTTAATTTGACGGAAAAGGTAGATTTCGATATTATATCTGGAGAAAACGGCAAAAGTCTTAACATATCATTTGTAAACAAAGTAGGAAAAATTAAAAAGGAAAATATAAATGGTAAAGAAGCATTGGTAATATATAATACATGTAGTAAACCTAAAATTAATTATATGAATCTTAAGAACCCAGAACGAATAGTAATAGATATATTAGATTCATTATTAGAGACTGGAACTTACTTAGAATATGATTATGATATAGGCTTTATAGAAAAAATTAGGATATCTCAGTTTGAACCAGATAATAATTATAAATCAAATGATAGAATTGTCAGAGTAGTGTTAGATGTTAAAAATGGAGTTTCAGATTCAAATGTGAAAATTGATACATATGATAATCGAATTGTTATAACACCTGAAACTAGTATATGGGAGATTATTGATTATTCTTTGAAAGGAACGGATAGAATTATATCCATTAATACAAATGAAAAAATAGAGTATAATGTAGATTACAATAGCCAAGAAAAATTTATGACTATTAATCTTCCATCAGGAAGTTTGGATTTAGAAGAAGGGTATATAGCTATTAACGATGGATTAATAAAAGATATACGAATAGTAAAAGAAAGAAATGTATCTAAAATTATAATTAAATTTATGAGAAATATTGAATATAGCATATTATCAAATAATATAGATAATAAAATATCTTTAAAAATAACTAGAGATTCGAATGCAAAGCCTTCTGATAGAGTAATAGCAATAGACCCAGGACATGGAGGTAAAGATCCTGGTACTATTCAAAATGGTGTTAATGAAAAAGATATAAACTTAGCAGTTTCACATAAACTTAATGAAGGCTTAAGAAATAAAGGATATACTACTATAATGACAAGGGAAGATGATACTTTTGTAGAATTAAAAGAAAGAGCAAATATTGCAAATAGAAATGGAGCAGATTTATTTATAAGTATACATTCTAATTCGAACTCAAATTCTAGTATATCTGGAGTTCAGGTGCTATACCATTCAAAAGATAAGACAAATGTTACGAAAGAGGAAACATATAAATTGGCTAATATTATAAAAGAAGAGATTATAAAAGGAACTGGAGCTGAAGATAAAGGACTTGTACCAAGGGAACAAACAGTAGTTATAAGGGATACTAATATGCCAGCAGTATTGATAGAATTAGGTTTTTTAAGCAATCCTAAAGAGGCAGAATTATTAAAGGATGAAAGTTATCAATATTTGTTAGTAGAGTCCATTATAAATGGTATAGAAAGATATTTTGAAACATATTAA
- a CDS encoding DUF2179 domain-containing protein, producing MFEYLIIFFARVVDVTLATIRTLMVVQGRKIHSAVIGFFEVSIYVAALGKVVSNLDDPRNLLAYALGFACGNYIGITIENRIALGNLVVQIVLSSDGNDFELAEKLRNSGFGVTILHGEGKEGSKKVLQVAINRKDLDKLEKIVYNYDGKAFITTSSVNCVSGGYFSTSKKK from the coding sequence ATGTTTGAGTATTTGATTATCTTTTTTGCACGAGTGGTAGATGTTACATTAGCTACTATAAGAACATTAATGGTAGTTCAAGGTAGAAAAATTCATTCAGCAGTTATAGGTTTTTTTGAAGTTAGTATATATGTAGCTGCATTGGGTAAAGTAGTTAGTAATTTAGATGATCCAAGAAATTTATTAGCATATGCTTTAGGTTTTGCTTGCGGTAATTATATAGGTATTACTATAGAGAATAGGATAGCTTTAGGGAATCTTGTAGTTCAAATAGTACTTTCATCAGATGGAAATGATTTTGAATTAGCTGAAAAGTTGAGAAATTCAGGATTTGGAGTAACTATTTTGCATGGAGAAGGAAAAGAAGGTAGTAAAAAAGTACTTCAGGTTGCTATAAATAGGAAAGATTTAGATAAATTAGAAAAAATAGTTTATAATTATGATGGCAAAGCATTTATTACAACTAGTTCTGTAAATTGTGTAAGTGGAGGCTATTTTTCAACCAGTAAAAAGAAATAA
- a CDS encoding GerMN domain-containing protein: protein MNNKKIKVAFLIILITLIAVSCKSKEGFKKLFSKEEELEIIRSDDLEFEITDESGMRRTILYFKDKQGLLVPLMKKIPWEEGIAKSALENMIDSPELRESIAATGLIPIIPAGTEIRGMTIDEETGLCKVDFSKEVLNYETEKDEENLIKGVVYTLTEFQSIDEVQFLVDGEPIPVMKYGTDMSNPIKRENINLALDTEDQRSKIVVYYKGVNYEEDYEYFVPITIPTLAPIPNVYTALEVLFDGPPMDLGLSSYIPQGTSFHGVDIKNGIAYIDISFDYGDPPNDPQVFNNMIKNIGLTLSEFDEVEKVELLIDGKGIEELGLEFNIDTAIPAFANEY from the coding sequence ATGAATAATAAAAAAATAAAAGTGGCATTTTTAATAATATTAATAACTTTAATTGCTGTAAGTTGTAAAAGTAAGGAAGGTTTTAAAAAACTTTTTTCAAAAGAGGAAGAACTGGAAATTATAAGATCTGATGATTTAGAGTTTGAGATTACTGACGAGAGTGGTATGAGAAGAACTATATTATATTTTAAAGATAAACAAGGATTATTAGTACCATTGATGAAAAAAATACCTTGGGAAGAAGGTATTGCTAAATCAGCTTTAGAAAATATGATTGATAGTCCTGAATTAAGAGAAAGTATTGCTGCTACAGGTTTAATTCCTATAATTCCAGCAGGTACAGAAATAAGAGGTATGACTATAGATGAAGAAACAGGACTTTGTAAAGTGGATTTTTCAAAAGAAGTATTAAACTATGAAACAGAAAAAGATGAAGAAAATTTAATCAAAGGAGTAGTATATACTTTGACAGAATTTCAATCAATTGATGAAGTTCAATTTTTAGTAGATGGAGAACCTATTCCTGTTATGAAATATGGAACTGATATGTCTAATCCAATTAAAAGAGAAAATATAAATTTAGCATTGGATACAGAAGATCAGCGTTCTAAGATTGTAGTGTATTATAAGGGTGTTAATTATGAAGAGGATTATGAATATTTTGTTCCTATAACTATACCAACTTTAGCACCTATTCCTAATGTATATACTGCATTAGAAGTGCTATTTGATGGACCACCAATGGATTTGGGGCTTAGTTCCTATATCCCTCAAGGGACAAGTTTTCATGGAGTAGATATAAAAAATGGAATAGCTTATATAGATATTTCTTTTGATTATGGAGATCCTCCTAATGATCCTCAAGTATTTAATAATATGATAAAAAATATAGGTTTAACATTATCAGAGTTTGATGAAGTAGAAAAAGTAGAGTTACTTATTGATGGTAAAGGAATAGAAGAGTTAGGATTAGAGTTTAATATAGATACTGCAATTCCTGCGTTTGCAAATGAGTATTAA
- the rph gene encoding ribonuclease PH, producing MVRIDGRDYDELRDVKIIRNYLKHPQGSVLIEMGNTKVICTAMIDDKVPPFLKGTNTGWITAEYSMIPGSTVHRKFRDSTRGKVEGRSQEIQRLIGRSLRGVIDLNLIGEKTIWIDCDVIQADGGTRTASITGGFVALVDAVNWLYKKGEIKQIPISNFVSAVSVGIVDNSPILDLCFDEDYRASVDMNVVMTDDNQFIEIQGTGEKSTFSKDELYKLLNLAEKGNEKLVSKQKEVLGNISKLIGKDKEGEVHG from the coding sequence ATGGTTAGAATTGATGGTAGGGATTATGATGAATTAAGGGATGTAAAAATTATTAGAAATTATTTGAAGCATCCACAAGGTTCTGTTCTTATTGAAATGGGAAATACTAAAGTGATATGTACTGCTATGATAGATGATAAGGTTCCTCCATTTTTAAAAGGAACAAATACAGGTTGGATTACAGCAGAATATTCTATGATTCCTGGATCTACAGTTCATAGAAAATTTAGAGATTCTACAAGAGGGAAGGTAGAGGGTAGATCTCAAGAAATTCAAAGATTAATTGGTAGGTCTTTGAGGGGAGTTATTGATTTAAATTTAATTGGAGAAAAGACTATTTGGATAGATTGCGATGTTATTCAAGCTGATGGCGGTACTAGAACTGCTTCTATTACAGGAGGTTTTGTGGCTCTTGTGGATGCAGTAAATTGGTTATATAAAAAAGGGGAAATTAAACAAATCCCTATATCTAATTTTGTTTCAGCTGTATCTGTAGGAATTGTTGATAATTCTCCAATATTGGATTTGTGTTTTGATGAGGATTATAGAGCTTCAGTGGATATGAATGTAGTTATGACAGATGACAATCAATTTATTGAAATACAAGGAACAGGGGAAAAGAGTACTTTTTCTAAAGATGAACTATATAAATTACTAAATTTAGCTGAAAAAGGAAATGAAAAATTAGTATCTAAGCAAAAGGAAGTTTTAGGAAATATCAGTAAATTGATAGGGAAAGATAAGGAAGGAGAGGTTCATGGCTAG
- the rdgB gene encoding RdgB/HAM1 family non-canonical purine NTP pyrophosphatase produces MARRKLILATGNLDKVVEMKEILKDLPVDIFSKKDLELEEFEVVEDGKTLEENAMKKAMALKEKVEGIIIADDTGLFVKALNGAPGVYSARYGGIEHDYIKNNNKLLEELKNVPIDKREAYFKTVIVVILEDGSSFVVEGVCEGAIGFELKGDNGFGYDPLFIPKGYDKSFGELGLDIKNKISHRAKALEKLKEQLYKILKDDAHEDICSK; encoded by the coding sequence ATGGCTAGAAGAAAACTTATTTTAGCAACAGGAAATTTAGATAAAGTAGTGGAAATGAAAGAAATATTAAAGGATTTGCCAGTAGATATTTTTTCTAAAAAGGATTTAGAACTCGAAGAGTTTGAAGTGGTAGAGGATGGGAAAACTTTAGAAGAAAATGCTATGAAAAAAGCCATGGCTTTGAAGGAAAAGGTAGAAGGCATAATTATTGCTGATGATACTGGATTATTTGTGAAAGCATTAAATGGTGCTCCTGGAGTATATTCCGCACGATATGGAGGAATAGAACACGACTATATTAAAAATAATAATAAATTGCTTGAAGAATTAAAGAATGTGCCAATAGATAAAAGAGAGGCGTATTTTAAGACTGTAATAGTAGTAATACTAGAAGACGGAAGTAGTTTTGTTGTTGAAGGTGTATGTGAAGGTGCTATAGGTTTTGAACTTAAAGGAGATAACGGATTTGGATATGATCCACTATTTATACCAAAGGGTTATGATAAGTCTTTTGGAGAATTAGGGCTAGATATAAAAAATAAAATTAGTCATAGGGCTAAAGCGTTGGAGAAATTAAAAGAGCAATTATATAAGATACTAAAGGATGATGCACATGAAGATATTTGTAGTAAGTGA
- a CDS encoding YfcE family phosphodiesterase, whose protein sequence is MKIFVVSDTHGSTRDFINQINNMDKPELIIHLGDYVEDGEKIEEYTGIKTVIVKGNGDYFHTKYNEDEILYIKGKTLFLTHGHTYGVKYGINRLLYKAEEIGADLVLFGHTHSPILFKENNIIFMNPGSSSFPRGFNRRKTFGMIYVKDKILAEILNINE, encoded by the coding sequence ATGAAGATATTTGTAGTAAGTGATACTCATGGAAGTACTAGGGATTTTATCAATCAAATAAACAATATGGATAAACCAGAATTAATTATTCATTTAGGAGATTATGTGGAAGATGGAGAGAAAATAGAGGAATATACAGGTATAAAAACTGTTATAGTTAAGGGAAATGGTGATTATTTTCATACAAAATATAATGAAGATGAAATTCTTTATATAAAAGGGAAAACTTTATTTTTAACTCATGGGCATACTTATGGTGTAAAATATGGCATAAATAGGTTGCTTTATAAAGCAGAAGAAATAGGTGCTGATTTAGTATTATTTGGACATACCCATAGTCCTATTTTATTTAAAGAAAATAATATAATATTTATGAATCCAGGGAGTTCTTCTTTCCCAAGGGGTTTTAATAGAAGAAAGACTTTTGGCATGATATATGTGAAGGATAAAATATTGGCGGAAATATTAAATATAAATGAATAA
- a CDS encoding metallophosphoesterase translates to MKWMLRLGILLICILIYNYIEISQHYVNELVLYTSKLTKELRITQISDYHDNHRINKENLLNDVKEFNPHIIVITGDFIDSSTKDINPTLNLINSLMEINDNIFFVSGNHELGNIFGIKFISSLNDMGVQVLENTCSIIDINGDKINICGVDFYVTQKKYEDTLKQVDEKNYTILLSHSPNRPLYYMVGKEDLILAGHTHGGQVRLPFIGAIISPGQDFFPKYDKGLFEIENTVLYIDSGLGNSVFPIRMFNRVQISNIIIKQISN, encoded by the coding sequence ATGAAATGGATGCTAAGATTAGGTATATTATTAATATGTATATTAATATATAATTATATTGAAATAAGTCAACACTATGTAAATGAACTAGTTTTGTATACTTCTAAGCTAACAAAAGAACTTAGAATAACTCAGATATCAGATTATCACGATAATCACAGAATTAATAAAGAAAACTTGTTAAATGATGTAAAAGAGTTTAATCCTCATATTATTGTAATAACTGGAGATTTTATAGATAGTAGTACTAAAGATATAAATCCAACTTTAAATTTAATAAATAGTTTAATGGAAATAAACGATAATATATTTTTTGTTAGTGGAAATCATGAATTAGGAAATATTTTTGGAATCAAATTTATATCAAGTTTAAATGATATGGGTGTACAAGTATTGGAGAATACTTGTAGTATAATAGATATAAATGGAGATAAAATTAATATTTGTGGTGTTGATTTTTATGTTACTCAAAAAAAATATGAAGATACATTGAAACAAGTAGATGAAAAAAATTATACAATACTATTATCCCATTCTCCAAATAGACCATTGTATTATATGGTAGGAAAAGAAGATCTTATTTTAGCTGGACATACTCATGGCGGTCAAGTAAGATTACCTTTTATAGGAGCTATAATATCTCCTGGGCAAGATTTTTTCCCAAAATATGATAAAGGTTTATTTGAAATAGAAAATACTGTTTTATATATAGATAGTGGGTTGGGAAATAGTGTATTTCCTATTAGGATGTTTAATAGAGTACAGATAAGTAATATCATAATAAAACAAATTAGCAATTGA
- a CDS encoding aspartyl-phosphate phosphatase Spo0E family protein yields the protein MGNIYSLQELKKEIEDKRIKLNKLVLADVDKEDILKFSNELDKLIDKYYIYELNKNRADD from the coding sequence ATGGGGAATATTTATTCATTACAAGAACTTAAGAAAGAAATAGAAGATAAGAGAATAAAACTGAATAAATTAGTTTTAGCTGATGTAGACAAGGAAGATATCTTAAAATTTAGCAACGAATTGGATAAACTTATAGATAAATATTATATCTATGAGTTAAATAAAAACAGAGCAGATGATTAA
- a CDS encoding DegV family protein — protein MTVKILSDSACDLPDEIIEELDIEILPIIVMKDDKEYLDKVTIEPKKMYDDMRKGVVYKTAQIPPKVFEEKFEEIAQKGESTIYVAFSSGLSGTYQTAVLVRDSLRDKYPDMDIDIVDSRSASVGFGLLVHKAGMMAKEGKSKEEILNMLDFYVKHIEHIFTVDNLEYLLRGGRISKAEAFVGGLLDIKPILDIPEDGTLRPIEKVRGRKKLLKRMIEIMEERGGHADLKNQIIGINHGDDLEGALRLKEMIEEKFGCKDFIINIIGCAIGAHSGPGTLSVFFLNEKYEE, from the coding sequence ATGACTGTTAAAATTTTGAGTGACAGTGCTTGTGACTTGCCAGATGAAATAATAGAAGAACTTGATATAGAAATTTTACCAATTATAGTTATGAAAGATGATAAAGAATATTTAGATAAGGTTACAATAGAACCTAAGAAGATGTATGATGATATGAGAAAAGGTGTAGTATATAAAACTGCTCAAATACCACCAAAAGTTTTTGAAGAAAAGTTTGAAGAAATAGCCCAAAAAGGAGAATCTACTATTTATGTAGCATTTTCATCGGGACTTTCTGGTACTTATCAAACTGCTGTTTTAGTAAGGGATTCTTTGAGAGATAAATATCCTGATATGGATATAGATATTGTAGATTCTAGGTCTGCATCAGTAGGTTTTGGACTTTTGGTTCATAAAGCTGGAATGATGGCTAAAGAAGGCAAAAGTAAAGAAGAAATATTGAATATGTTAGATTTTTATGTAAAACATATTGAGCATATATTTACGGTAGATAATTTAGAGTATTTATTAAGAGGAGGAAGAATTAGCAAGGCAGAAGCCTTTGTAGGAGGACTATTAGATATTAAGCCTATTTTAGATATACCTGAAGATGGTACTTTAAGACCAATAGAAAAAGTTAGGGGACGAAAAAAATTATTGAAAAGAATGATTGAAATAATGGAAGAGCGAGGAGGACATGCAGATTTAAAGAATCAAATTATTGGAATAAACCATGGAGACGATTTGGAAGGAGCTTTACGACTAAAAGAAATGATAGAGGAAAAATTTGGATGTAAAGATTTTATTATAAACATAATAGGTTGTGCCATAGGAGCTCATTCAGGACCAGGAACTTTATCTGTATTCTTTTTAAATGAAAAATATGAGGAATAA
- a CDS encoding bifunctional nuclease family protein has protein sequence MIELKVKNVVVDENKNFSVLLVDNEKGKIVLPIAIGALEANNIILPIQKITPPRPMTPDLLKNAIEKLGGVVEKVIITDIKDNTYYSEIHIKQNEKCIILDARPSDAIALALRCNTPIFMNKWLIEFTYDISDLKI, from the coding sequence ATGATTGAATTAAAAGTTAAGAATGTTGTTGTAGATGAAAACAAAAATTTTTCAGTTTTATTAGTTGATAATGAAAAAGGAAAAATAGTACTACCTATAGCAATTGGAGCTCTAGAGGCAAATAATATAATTCTTCCTATCCAAAAAATAACTCCCCCCAGACCAATGACTCCAGATCTTTTAAAAAATGCTATAGAAAAATTAGGAGGAGTTGTAGAAAAAGTAATTATTACTGATATTAAAGATAATACTTATTATTCCGAAATACACATAAAACAAAATGAAAAATGTATAATATTAGATGCTAGACCTAGTGACGCTATAGCTTTAGCATTAAGATGTAATACTCCTATATTTATGAATAAATGGCTTATAGAATTCACATATGATATATCAGATTTAAAAATATAA
- a CDS encoding GerMN domain-containing protein has product MKKYLKLTFLLLIISVLFTGCDSTQEQKDKNILLEKNSEEENIQEFDEETKTIEDYFPFMENTKLEYEGIGNEFAEQTTFFEFIENNRAQLKIFNPGTVAVKILEYKDGELREVFTEGEFYHIENMLDIRGESQNVILKEPLKAGNSWNIPGGHKRTISGIDVSIETPYKTFKALEVTTEFGDGKVQLDYYAKGVGLVASIYKDGEFEVKTLLEDIEKEPYETEITFYYPLYSDIKVAYLERDIKFNTNDSIEKIIENNFKNPPSDKLLPVISDNTRVNSIKLNRGNKTVNIDFSEEFISEMNAGSSLEGSILKSVVNTLGNYYGVEKVFISIEGKPYSSGHFAIEENEYFTVDDSDLVEFKD; this is encoded by the coding sequence TTGAAAAAATATTTGAAATTAACGTTTCTTTTGCTGATTATTAGTGTGTTATTTACCGGTTGTGATAGTACACAAGAGCAGAAAGATAAAAATATTTTATTAGAAAAAAATAGTGAAGAAGAAAATATTCAAGAATTTGATGAGGAAACTAAAACAATAGAAGATTATTTTCCATTTATGGAGAATACAAAATTGGAGTATGAAGGGATAGGAAATGAATTTGCAGAGCAAACTACTTTTTTTGAATTTATAGAAAATAATAGAGCTCAATTAAAAATATTTAATCCAGGGACAGTAGCTGTAAAGATTTTAGAATATAAAGATGGTGAATTAAGAGAAGTATTTACTGAGGGAGAGTTTTATCATATTGAAAATATGTTAGATATTAGAGGAGAATCACAAAATGTGATTTTAAAAGAACCATTAAAAGCAGGCAATTCTTGGAATATTCCAGGAGGGCATAAAAGAACTATAAGTGGAATAGATGTAAGCATAGAAACTCCTTATAAAACATTTAAAGCATTAGAAGTTACTACTGAATTTGGAGATGGGAAAGTGCAGCTAGATTATTATGCTAAAGGTGTAGGTCTTGTAGCATCTATATATAAGGATGGAGAATTTGAAGTAAAAACTCTTTTAGAAGATATAGAAAAAGAACCTTATGAAACTGAAATTACATTCTATTATCCTTTATATTCTGATATAAAGGTTGCATATTTAGAAAGGGATATAAAATTTAATACTAATGATAGTATTGAAAAGATAATAGAAAATAATTTTAAAAATCCCCCATCAGATAAATTATTACCTGTTATATCTGATAATACAAGAGTTAATTCGATAAAATTAAATAGAGGGAATAAAACTGTTAATATAGATTTTTCAGAAGAATTTATATCAGAAATGAATGCAGGTTCTAGCTTAGAAGGTTCTATATTAAAGAGTGTAGTAAATACTTTAGGAAATTATTATGGTGTAGAGAAAGTGTTTATATCTATTGAAGGTAAACCTTATAGTTCAGGGCATTTTGCAATTGAAGAAAATGAGTATTTTACAGTAGATGATTCAGATTTGGTGGAATTTAAAGATTAA